The window GGTGAACTTTTAAGGTATATAACCTAATTGAACCATTCAAAGAGGTTACTGTGACAGATTATAGTGAGTTGAATTCAACAGAGAAGCTTTTAGATTCCATCCGGACCGCCACCCCGTCCCAGACGGCAGCCAAGGAAATCGCTTCTCCCCTGCCCGAATCCAAGGGTAGCACATCCCTTAAAGGTAATGCCTTGATCAATCTTTGTGCAGGGGCATATCTGGCGGGAACTTGTTTGTCTCTGGTGTTGACCGGCGAGGCCGGGCGCGGGGGCGAAAAAGAGATCGTTAAGTGGCAGATTATTCCCTATCCAGAGAATATGGGAATGAAACGTGAAGGATTTCCGGCCTTTCTCCGATCTGAACTGACCTCTTTTCTATCTGGTTATAAAAATGTTTCTATCTGGACGGCCATAGAGACCGGGGATGTAAAACTAAGACAATTAACACTACCCAACCTGCCGGATGCCAAATTGGCCAATGCTGCAATGTGGGCACTGAAGAAGGAAATTGAAATAGACCCGGTCAATGAAATTTTTGACTATGAGTTTATTTCGGATGTTCATGTCAACGGTGTTAAAAAGAAAAACGTGGTTGCATTTTCCGGCAACCGAAACACTGTAAATGAATTGAAAACCCTGTTCAAATCAGCCGGATTTTCCCTGGATGGTATCACGGCGACTCCCTTTGCCATCCAAAACTGTATTCTTGCCGGACAGCCGGACACCGGCGGACAGCCTGTGGTTGTTGTCAATATACGGCGGTACCGGTCTGAAATTTTTTGCATATCAAACCAGGGTGTGTTGGTGGCAAGAAGTATTAAAACCGGCTCATTCAGCCTGGCGGAACCTTTCATAGAATCCGGCATCGTGGACGAAAATATCACGGATATTCCTAATTTTCTGGCCTCAAGAGAACGGCTGGATGACCCCGGTTATGAAGATCTGAAGGCATCCACCGAACGACTTTTAGGTAAAATTCAGCGCACCGGCGAATACTGTTCCAATATGTTCCTGGAAAATGAGCCGGTTGCAAAATATTATTTTTTCGGAGAAACAGACGACAGCCCGGCCCTTATAAATTTTTACGAAGGAATGATACCGAATCGGACAAGTCTTTTTTCGCCATTTCAAGATAGTCAGGATACCATCGGTCTGGCCATGCCCGCCAGCGCAGCAGACAGAAACAGAGTCATCCCGACTTTGGGTATTGCCCTGTCCAACAAAACCATTACCCCCAATTTCCTTTATACACATAAGGAAAAAGCCATTACCGCAAAAGCCCAAAAGATCAATATCGGAATAATAGCTGCAGGGATTGCAGGTCTTCTGATCTGCTGCGGGGTATGGTTATGGCTTCACCAGAAGGAAAACAGTGAAATCGTCAGGCTTATGGCTGTTAAAGCCCAGCTTTCCCAATATGACACCCCAATCACAAAAGAGGTGCTGGATAAAAAAATTCTTCAAGCCAAGAAGAAAATGAAGATGATTCGTCAATATGCCTCTGACTATGCCTCCTTATCCGTTATCAGTGAATTATGCACATTGACGCCTGAAAATATAGAGATTCTTACCCTGGATGCAGGTCTTGCAGAACCGTCCAATACAGAAAACGAGAATAAAAATGAAAGAAAAGTCGGCGAACGTGGACGACATATGCGCCTTCAAGGCGTTGTATTGGCAGAATTCACTGCCTTGGAATCTACTTTGACCGGGTTTGTCATGGCGCTGAGTGAATCTTCCATTTTCGGTAATATTGAGATTGAAAACAAAAAAATAGTTCAGAAAAAAAACGGTAATATTCTCAACTTTACTGTGGATATGGAGATTTTCTGATGGCGAAAAAGGAAAAAAAAAACACTGGAAAACTTTCCTCTACGACATTTAGCCTTATTGTGATTTGTATCGTGGGGGTCCTTGCAGTTGCCCTGGGCCTTCTTTACCCCAAAGTTAAGAATATTCAGAATATAAAAGCAGACTGGCTTGCCAACACCATTCGTCTGGAAGAGCAGAAACGTTTTTATCCGGCATATGCCCAGGCCTGCAACCTGGCGGACACACAATTTGCTAATCTCCTGCCCCTTCCGGAACGTAAGGCAATTGCCAGGGAAGAGATTTCTGGTTTGGGCGAGGTCTTTAAGCAGATTGCCGAAAAAGAGGGTGTAGCCCTGTCGGAAAACCGAATGGATACAGAATCCTTTAAAACGGGTGCTGAATTGATTTCCATGAATATAACTTACAAAGGAGAATTCCTGCATTTCAGGCCCTGTTTAATTGAACTCATCAAACTGCCTTGTTTCAACAGCCTTGAGAATGTTGAAATCCGGACGGATAGAGACAATGTCAGGTATTGCAGCATCAGATGCAAGATCGCCATAGAAAATAATGATGTTTCTAAAAATCAAGGGTAGATAGAAACAATGAACAAGAGAGAAGTTATCATCATTGTGTTTGCAGGTTTGCTGGTTGTATTTGGATTGCTGGATTTTTTTGTTCTGGGTGAAAAGACAGACCGTACGGATGACGAAAAAATTCAAGCTGCCATTATAACTGCTGAAGAAGCCCAAAATACAGCTCACGAAGCCATTGCATCATTGAAAAAAGGTAACGGAGGCAGCGATCTGGCATTTCTTAAGGAAAAAGCTGAAAGCATATGGCCCAGGGACCCTTTTATTTTATATAGCGGAGATCCGGATGAAAGGGATGCGACTGAAATCGAAAATCTGCCGGAGATGGTCTATTCCGGGTTTATCCAGTTGGGTGAAAATGTTCTGGGCGTGATAAACAACATGGAATACAGCATCGGCGACCTTGTTATTGACATCGGGTGCAAGGTGCTTCAGATCACCCCCACAAAGGTGACGTTACTGACCCAGGCCGACAGACAGCTTACACTGTATTTACAGGAAGATTAATTAACGGGTGTATATAACCGGTGATGGGAATAAAAATGAGAAAATATATTCACATTTATTTTTTAGCACTGATACTGATGGTTCTTGGGTTTGGGTGTCAGGCCACGCAAAAGGAAGAAAAAATGCCGGACCGGTTTGAAAAATGGCGGGCCATGGCCGAGAGTTCCCCCAAGGTGACGCCGGACGCTCGTCCGTATATTGAAGAGATCGACAGGAATGTCCAGAAAAAGGTTGAGGTTCTGGAGCAGGAGTACAAGGCCAGGCACCAGGCTGAAGAATCGTTTGAACCTGAAAAAAAGCTGCCCAGAATGCGGCTGACCATGAAAATGCATGATGTTCCTGTGGCGGTTCTCCTAAGAACCCTTGCCAGGGCGGCCGACGTCAACATCCTGATTAATGAGACCGTTTCGGGCCAGGCAAAGATCAACATCACCAACGTGCCATGGAATCAGGCATTTACCGGGCTTCTGGATTCCTATGGCCTGACCTATAAATGGAGTGGCAATATTTTACGCGTGATTACCGTGGATGATCTTAACAAGGAAATCGCGCTCATGGAAGCCAAACAAAAATATCAGAAAAGCAGAAAAGAACATGCTCTGGCCATGGAAGCCATTGCCCGAAGACAGGAAAAGCTTGAACCTCTGTTGACCCGGGTGGTGAAAATTAATTTTGCCGATCTTGAAGAATTACGTCTTAACATCGAAAAATATCTGCAGGCCAGCTCCAGGGAAGCTGCCATTGAAAAAGCCATGGCCGAATCAGGAGATAAAAAGAGTGCTGCAGAGCAGGCTGATTTCAGAGACTCCATTTTTAAAGATACAAATACCAATTCGCTGGTCATCCACGCGACAAGATCAGAGTTAGATAAAATTATGCCCATTATCCAGAAGCTGGATAAACCCAATCTGCAGATTCTGATTGAAGCCCATATTGTAGAAGCCACATCAGATACGGCCAGGGAACTTGGGGTCCAGTGGGGAGGACTTGGCCTTACAACAACCAGCAACGGAACCCAGCGCAACTGGGTGGGCGGGGGATCTTCGGATTTTACTTCTAACTCCTGGGAAACAGACGATGACGGTAACACAAATCTGAATATTGGGAACACAATCATTAACAATGCGATATCCGGCACAGGCGGGCTTTCTTTGGGGTTCATGACCGAAAAGCTTGGAGAGTGGGCGCTTTACACGGAGCTGACCGCTCTGCAGGAAGAGGGTAAGGTAAATATTCTATCAAAACCCTCCATCACCACTCTGGATCACCACAAAGCGATTATTGAATCGGGTAAAGAGGTTCCCTTCCAGACCGTGGAAAACGACGAAGTGTCAATTGAGTGGCGAAAAGCTGTGATCAGTCTGGAGGTAACACCCCATGTGATCAATGAAAATATTGTCAGGCTGGAGATTAAAACCAATAAAGATGAACTTGATTTTACCAATACGGTTGATGGCAATCCTACGATTAACACCAAAAATGCAGAAACCATGGTTAACCTGTTTGACGGTCAAACAACGGTTATCGGCGGTTTAAATAAGGAAAATATTGAAGACGGTAAAACCGGGGTACCGGGCCTGATGAATATTCCAGGGCTGGGGTGGCTGTTCAGAAATACAAGCAATTCTGCTGGAATGGAAGAGTTGCTTATTTTTATTACCCCGCATATACTTAAAGGGCAGCCTGCCCCATCAAGGCCTGTGGCGAATAATACGGCAAAGCCGGAAACCTCAGTGTCGGCAGGAGCCCAGTAAGATTTATGATGTATTACCGGACATTGCATCTGGAAAAGGAGCCCTTTTCCAATTCACCTGATCCCGGGGTCTTTTTTAACTCCCGGCAGCATCTAACCGCCTTGCAAAAGCTTGAGATATCCATCCGGCTGCGCAGGGGGCTTAACGTGGTCACAGGAGATGTGGGTACCGGAAAAACAACAGTGTGCCGACAACTGATTCGAAAAATTGATACCGATGAAAAGATCAGATATTTCCTGATACTGGACCCGGGATTCGCCTCGCCGAAAGAATTTCTGACCTTAATACTTTGCCAGTTTACCGGTGCGCCGTTGGACACACACCGGCATGACAATGAGTTAACTCTTAAGGAGAAGATTAAAGTCAACCTGTTTTCATCAGGGGTTGACAACGATACCACCACGGTTCTGATGATTGACGAAGGTCAGAAACTGCCGCTTTACTGCCTTGAAACATTAAGGGAATTGCTCAATTACGAGACAAACGATAAAAAGCTGCTTCAGATCGTAATTTTTGCCCAGAAAGAGTTCGACAAGATGATCAGGGGCATGGAAAATTTTGTGGACCGGATTAATTTCAGGTTCACTTTTTTGCCCTTAAGTTTTTTTGAAACCAGAGCGTTAATACGATTTCGAATAGATCTGGCCGCATCGATAGGTCATGATACTGAAAATCAACTACCTGGATTCACTTTTTTCGGGTTCTGGGCTATTTATAGAATAACCAGAGGATATCCCAGAAAAATTATCAATCTGTGTCACCATGTACTGTTAAACATGATCATTCAGGACCGGCAGCGCGCCGGCTCCTTTTTTGTTCATGCCTGTGCAGGAGATATTTTTCCCGATTACCAGGAAAGAATAAGGATCTCTTTGCCTCCTGCCCTCTCCGTTTTTGCCATGGTTATAGTTTTTGTTCTGGCATTTCATGTCAAAACGTTAGTGAAGATCGCACCTGAACCGATTCAACAAAAAGTTTTTGAATGGGCCTCCTCCAATTCTTCCACCGTCGACCATGCCGCTATGGGTTTAACCCCAGCTTTGGACACGGTAGAAATTGTTAAAAAATATCCTGTGTTCGTTCAATCTGAACCTTCTGCCCCTGTCATCGTTGTCCCGTCTGGTTTTGATAAAATTTCCGGAGGCGAACCCAATCTTATAGGATACGCGAAAATACCTGATGGCAGCAGTTTGCGTGCGATGATATCAGTTATTTATGGAACATATTCAAAAAAGATTCTTCAGAAAATTCTGCAGGAAAATGCCGGAATTGAAGATCCCAATCTGATTCTTAACGGAGAAGTGATCTATTTTCCTGTAATCAGAGAGACCTCAGCACATTGGCTTCCAGAACATATTTGCCTGGCGGCAGGCAGTTTTTCTGATTTGAATAAAGCGTATAACAAAGCATGGGAGTACAGAAAGCAGGGATTGGATGCCCGGACGCTATCAACCTGGAGCGTGGAAAATGGATTTATATTTTATGTGGTATTAAACCGGGTGTTTACAGATAAATCAACCGCCCAAGCCTTTTCGGCACAGCTATCCGAATCTTTCGGTGAATTCCAGGAGACTGAGATCGCTGGCTTAATTGAAAATAGAAAGATTTTGTAAAATAAAGCTTAAAGAAAGAGGATCTTGATGGCAATTAAACGCAAACGCCTTGGTGAGATGCTGATAGAAGCCCAAATACTTGAAAAGGCCCAGCTTGAAACTGCGCTGATTGGTGCCAGAAAAAGCGGGAAGCGGCTTGGGCAATATCTTATCCGGGAGGGAATTGTCAACGAGAAAGACATTGTAGAGCTGATCTCTTCCCAGATGCAGATCAAGCGTTACGATCCCAATGATTATTCGATTACCACAGCGCTTGCCAATATTTTTGATGTGGATACTGCCCAGAAATATCACGCTGTGCCCATTCATAAAAAAGACGGTATATTGCTCATCGCCATGACAGACCCCCTTGATATCAACGCCTACGATCATATAGAGGTGTATACGGATACCGAGGTGGAAGCGGTTATCTGCACGGAACAGGAATTCAGCGCTCTGATTGCTTCAGTGTACGGTACTTACGCAGGTGCCGACGGTGTTATGGAGCATATCCAGGAAATGCAGGAGATGGACGTCAAAGATGAAGTTGATGAACAATACCAGAAGAACATCTCCTCGCTTATGGACATGGCTGAAGAGGCACCGGTTGTCAGGCTTGTCAACTCCATTCTCACCCAGGCCGTCAAGGAAAGGGCGTCGGACGTTCATTTGGGACCTGAAAAAGATTATGTTGAGATCAGGTTCAGGGTGGACGGAAAACTGCACCATATTCCTGCGCCGCCCAGGAATATGTTTACATCTATTGTTTCCCGGTTAAAAATTCTTGCCAACCTGGATATTTCCGTGTCCAGAATTCCCCAGGACGGTCGTTTTACAGTGGTTGTGCAGGACAGAGAGATCAATATCCGTGTGTCCACAATACCCACGGTATACGGGGAAAATATGGTGCTTCGTCTCCTGGATACCAGCGCAGGCATTTACTCTCTGGACAAATTGGGTATGGATCCCAAGGACATTGCCCTTATCGAAAAAATGATTAAAATGCCCTATGGTCTCCTTCTTGCCACAGGACCAACCGGCTCAGGGAAAAGTACCTCGCTGTTTTCCATGCTGAAAATCATCAACACACCTGATGTCAATATCATCACTTTGGAAGATCCGGTGGAATATCGTATGGAACATGTGCGCCAGGGGCAGCTCAACAGAAAAGCAGGCATGACCTTTGCCTCAGGCCTTCGTGCCATTTTGCGTCAGGATCCGGATGTGGTTATGATCGGGGAGATCCGTGATGGCGAAACCGCAGGGGTTGCTGTCCAGGCTGCACTGACAGGGCATATGGTGCTCAGTACGGTCCATACCAACGATGCTGCCGGCGCCATTACCCGTTTTGTGGACATGGGCATTGAGCCCTTCCTGGTCTCTTCGGTTATGCTGCTCACCCAGGCACAGCGACTTATCCGAACGGTCTGCCCCCATTGTAAGGAATCGTATTCACCACCTGAGACCATCCGTAAATTCTGGGGCCTTGACCATGCCCAGGGAGTGGATTTTGTCCGGGGACGGGGGTGTATGCAGTGCAAGGATACCGGCTATCTTGGACGAACTGGTCTTTATGAAGTTCTTCACATCAATCAGGATGTTCAAAAAATGATACTTGCCGGTAAATCAGCCCAGGAAATCACTTTTCTCTGCCAGAAATCCGGTCATTTAAAAACTTTGAAACAGGATGCTGCCAACAAGGTGGCCAATGGAATAACCAGTCCTGAGGAGGCAGCTTCTGCTGTAATGGTGTAATCCATGAGTACATTCACCTACACCGCCATTAATGAAACCGGTTCAGTCGTCAAAGGGGAGATTGAAGCCTCGTCCCAGGATAGCGCTGTTGACAAGATTGCCCTGAAAGGTTTAATTCCCGAAAAAGTAAAGGAAAAAACAGGCGGTGGGTCAGGTTTCTTCTCTTCCCTTGAGGACCGTCTTACAACAATAAAGGCCAGGGATCTTGTCTTATTTACAAAGCAATTCAAGACACTTATCCACGCCGGTGTGCCCATGATGGATGTCCTGACCACCATGGAGATCCAAACGGAAAATAAGCGGCTGAAAAAAGTTGTTTCACAGATTCGAGTTGATATCCGGGAAGGAGGGAACCTTTTTTCGTCTTTTGCCAAACATCCGGATGTTTTTTCACAGCTTTACTGCAACATGTTACATGCCGGAGAAACTTCCGGTGCATTACCGGATGTTCTTGAACGGTTGATTTATATCATTGATCACGAAGACAAACTAAAATCTGATATCAAATCAGCCATGCGGTACCCGATGATGGTAACGAGTTTTCTTGGCGTTGCTTTTCTCGTTCTTCTTAATTTTGTTATCCCCAAATTTGTGAAAGTGTTTGAGTCTGCAAAACTCGAACT is drawn from uncultured Desulfobacter sp. and contains these coding sequences:
- the pilQ gene encoding type IV pilus secretin PilQ; the protein is MRKYIHIYFLALILMVLGFGCQATQKEEKMPDRFEKWRAMAESSPKVTPDARPYIEEIDRNVQKKVEVLEQEYKARHQAEESFEPEKKLPRMRLTMKMHDVPVAVLLRTLARAADVNILINETVSGQAKINITNVPWNQAFTGLLDSYGLTYKWSGNILRVITVDDLNKEIALMEAKQKYQKSRKEHALAMEAIARRQEKLEPLLTRVVKINFADLEELRLNIEKYLQASSREAAIEKAMAESGDKKSAAEQADFRDSIFKDTNTNSLVIHATRSELDKIMPIIQKLDKPNLQILIEAHIVEATSDTARELGVQWGGLGLTTTSNGTQRNWVGGGSSDFTSNSWETDDDGNTNLNIGNTIINNAISGTGGLSLGFMTEKLGEWALYTELTALQEEGKVNILSKPSITTLDHHKAIIESGKEVPFQTVENDEVSIEWRKAVISLEVTPHVINENIVRLEIKTNKDELDFTNTVDGNPTINTKNAETMVNLFDGQTTVIGGLNKENIEDGKTGVPGLMNIPGLGWLFRNTSNSAGMEELLIFITPHILKGQPAPSRPVANNTAKPETSVSAGAQ
- a CDS encoding AAA family ATPase, translating into MMYYRTLHLEKEPFSNSPDPGVFFNSRQHLTALQKLEISIRLRRGLNVVTGDVGTGKTTVCRQLIRKIDTDEKIRYFLILDPGFASPKEFLTLILCQFTGAPLDTHRHDNELTLKEKIKVNLFSSGVDNDTTTVLMIDEGQKLPLYCLETLRELLNYETNDKKLLQIVIFAQKEFDKMIRGMENFVDRINFRFTFLPLSFFETRALIRFRIDLAASIGHDTENQLPGFTFFGFWAIYRITRGYPRKIINLCHHVLLNMIIQDRQRAGSFFVHACAGDIFPDYQERIRISLPPALSVFAMVIVFVLAFHVKTLVKIAPEPIQQKVFEWASSNSSTVDHAAMGLTPALDTVEIVKKYPVFVQSEPSAPVIVVPSGFDKISGGEPNLIGYAKIPDGSSLRAMISVIYGTYSKKILQKILQENAGIEDPNLILNGEVIYFPVIRETSAHWLPEHICLAAGSFSDLNKAYNKAWEYRKQGLDARTLSTWSVENGFIFYVVLNRVFTDKSTAQAFSAQLSESFGEFQETEIAGLIENRKIL
- a CDS encoding ATPase, T2SS/T4P/T4SS family translates to MAIKRKRLGEMLIEAQILEKAQLETALIGARKSGKRLGQYLIREGIVNEKDIVELISSQMQIKRYDPNDYSITTALANIFDVDTAQKYHAVPIHKKDGILLIAMTDPLDINAYDHIEVYTDTEVEAVICTEQEFSALIASVYGTYAGADGVMEHIQEMQEMDVKDEVDEQYQKNISSLMDMAEEAPVVRLVNSILTQAVKERASDVHLGPEKDYVEIRFRVDGKLHHIPAPPRNMFTSIVSRLKILANLDISVSRIPQDGRFTVVVQDREINIRVSTIPTVYGENMVLRLLDTSAGIYSLDKLGMDPKDIALIEKMIKMPYGLLLATGPTGSGKSTSLFSMLKIINTPDVNIITLEDPVEYRMEHVRQGQLNRKAGMTFASGLRAILRQDPDVVMIGEIRDGETAGVAVQAALTGHMVLSTVHTNDAAGAITRFVDMGIEPFLVSSVMLLTQAQRLIRTVCPHCKESYSPPETIRKFWGLDHAQGVDFVRGRGCMQCKDTGYLGRTGLYEVLHINQDVQKMILAGKSAQEITFLCQKSGHLKTLKQDAANKVANGITSPEEAASAVMV
- a CDS encoding type II secretion system F family protein — protein: MSTFTYTAINETGSVVKGEIEASSQDSAVDKIALKGLIPEKVKEKTGGGSGFFSSLEDRLTTIKARDLVLFTKQFKTLIHAGVPMMDVLTTMEIQTENKRLKKVVSQIRVDIREGGNLFSSFAKHPDVFSQLYCNMLHAGETSGALPDVLERLIYIIDHEDKLKSDIKSAMRYPMMVTSFLGVAFLVLLNFVIPKFVKVFESAKLELPLPTQICIIMHKAMHDYWLIGIIAGGAILAAVYYIFFKTPPGILLRDQFLLKVPIVGPVVSKAAMSRFASIFAILQTSGITVLESIDVLTKTINNAAITKEFIKIKEMLTAGRGISQPLKSSKYFPPMVINMVAIGEETGNLDDMLTEISHHYDAEVEYSTKAMSEAIGPILVVGLAAVVGFFALAIFLPMWDLTKMVK